Proteins found in one Amycolatopsis aidingensis genomic segment:
- a CDS encoding hydantoinase B/oxoprolinase family protein, whose product MSWQFWVDRGGTFTDVVARRPDGSLLTHKLLSADPGRYADAAVAGIRALLGVPEGKPVPAGSIDAVRMGTTVATNALLERKGERTVLVITRGFGDALRIGYQNRPHIFDRHIRLPEALYERVIEAGERVTAAGEVLRAPDLDRLEAELRRAYADGFRAVAVVCLHSHLYPEHERRIGELAERVGFPQVSRSAEASPLMKVVPRGDTAVVDAYLSPVLGRYVRQVAGQLEDVEGPGTAGTGARLMFMQSSGGLTEAGHFRGKDAILSGPAGGIVGMARMSELAGFRRVIGFDMGGTSTDVSHYAGEYERVFDAQVGGVRLRAPMLDIHTVAAGGGSILHFDGSRYRVGPDSAGADPGPACYRRGGPLTVTDANVLLGRVQPAHFPRVFGEHGDQPLDAELVRARFAELAAEIRERTGDDRSPEQVAEGYLRIAVANMANAVKRISVQKGHDVTRYVLTTFGGAGGQHACAVAASLGIETVLVPPMAGVLSALGIGLADTTAMREQSVELGLKPAALDRVEATADTLERAARTELLEEGVPAERITMRRRAQLRYDGTDTTVAVELAGHAEMIAEFETVHRATYSFLLDRPLVVEAVTVEAVGRTEQPDLGRLGIVSTMDDEPEDTVALYAGGRWHRAPLHRRERLRPGTTVSGPAILTEANATTVVEPGWRARATEAGHLLVERVREQADPVPATTAADPVLLEIFNNLFMSIAEQMGSRLEATAQSVNIKERLDFSCALFDPEGNLIANAPHMPVHLGSMGTSVKEVLRRRAGTMRRGEVYAVNDPYHGGTHLPDITVITPVFDTAGESILFYVASRGHHADVGGLTPGSMPAHSRDLHEEGVLLDNWLLVSEGELREEETVRLLTEAPYPSRNPDTNIADMRAQIAANQKGVDEVAKMIDHFGLDVVQAYMRHVQDNAAEAVRRVIDTLEDGAYRYEMDSGAVISVRIEVDREGRSATLDFTGTSAQLDTNFNAPSSVATAAVLYVFRTLVADDIPLNDGCLRPLRLVIPEGSMLAPGYPAAVVAGNVETSQAITGALYAALGAQAEGSGTMNNVTFGNDRYQYYETIGSGSGAGDGFPGASAVQTHMTNSRLTDPEVLEWRFPVLLEEFAIRRGSGGTGRWRGGDGAVRRLRFTEPMTVSTLSGHRRVPPYGLAGGSPGALGVNRVERADGTVEPLSGCDSVDLRPGDTLIIETPGGGAYGPLL is encoded by the coding sequence GTGAGCTGGCAGTTCTGGGTCGACCGTGGTGGAACCTTCACCGACGTCGTGGCGCGCCGGCCCGATGGCAGCCTGCTGACACACAAGCTCCTCTCCGCCGATCCCGGGCGCTACGCCGACGCCGCGGTGGCCGGGATCCGCGCCCTGCTCGGCGTGCCGGAAGGCAAGCCGGTTCCCGCTGGCTCCATCGATGCGGTGCGGATGGGCACCACGGTGGCCACCAACGCCCTGCTGGAACGCAAGGGTGAACGCACCGTGCTGGTGATCACCCGCGGTTTCGGGGACGCGCTGCGGATCGGCTACCAGAACCGCCCGCATATCTTCGACCGGCACATCCGGCTGCCCGAGGCGTTGTACGAGCGGGTGATCGAGGCCGGGGAGCGGGTCACAGCCGCGGGCGAGGTGCTGCGAGCGCCGGACCTCGACCGGCTGGAAGCCGAGCTGCGGCGGGCCTACGCGGACGGGTTCCGCGCGGTCGCGGTGGTGTGCCTGCACAGCCACCTCTACCCCGAGCACGAGCGCCGCATCGGGGAACTGGCCGAGCGCGTCGGCTTTCCGCAGGTGTCCCGTTCCGCCGAGGCCAGCCCGCTGATGAAGGTGGTGCCCCGCGGGGACACCGCGGTGGTGGACGCCTACCTCTCCCCCGTGCTGGGCCGCTACGTGCGGCAGGTCGCCGGGCAGCTGGAGGACGTCGAAGGGCCGGGCACCGCGGGCACCGGGGCCCGGCTGATGTTCATGCAGTCCAGCGGAGGGCTCACCGAGGCGGGGCATTTCCGCGGCAAGGACGCCATCCTTTCCGGGCCTGCTGGCGGGATCGTCGGCATGGCACGGATGTCGGAACTCGCCGGGTTCCGGCGGGTGATCGGTTTCGACATGGGCGGCACCTCGACCGATGTCTCACACTACGCTGGCGAGTACGAGCGGGTGTTCGACGCGCAGGTCGGCGGGGTGCGGCTGCGAGCACCGATGCTGGACATCCACACCGTGGCCGCCGGTGGCGGCTCGATCCTGCACTTCGACGGCAGCCGGTACCGGGTCGGCCCGGACTCCGCGGGCGCCGACCCCGGGCCCGCCTGCTACCGGCGCGGCGGGCCGCTGACCGTCACCGACGCGAACGTCCTGCTGGGACGGGTGCAGCCGGCGCATTTTCCGCGGGTGTTCGGCGAGCACGGGGACCAGCCGCTGGACGCAGAGCTGGTACGCGCGCGATTCGCCGAGCTCGCCGCGGAGATCCGGGAGCGGACCGGGGACGACCGCTCCCCCGAGCAGGTGGCCGAGGGCTACCTGCGCATCGCGGTAGCGAACATGGCGAACGCGGTCAAGCGGATCTCGGTGCAGAAGGGCCATGACGTCACCCGGTACGTGCTGACCACCTTCGGCGGGGCAGGCGGGCAGCACGCCTGCGCGGTGGCCGCCTCACTCGGCATCGAGACGGTGCTGGTGCCGCCGATGGCGGGCGTGTTGTCCGCGCTGGGAATCGGACTGGCCGACACCACGGCCATGCGCGAGCAGTCGGTCGAACTCGGGCTGAAACCCGCCGCACTGGACCGGGTCGAGGCGACGGCGGACACGCTGGAGCGGGCGGCGCGGACGGAACTGCTCGAGGAGGGGGTGCCGGCCGAGCGGATCACGATGCGGCGGCGGGCGCAGCTGCGCTACGACGGCACCGACACCACGGTGGCGGTGGAACTGGCGGGCCATGCCGAGATGATCGCCGAGTTCGAGACGGTCCACCGCGCCACCTACTCCTTCCTGCTGGACCGGCCGCTGGTGGTGGAGGCGGTCACCGTGGAGGCGGTGGGGCGTACCGAGCAGCCGGACCTCGGCAGGCTCGGCATAGTGTCCACTATGGACGACGAACCCGAGGACACCGTGGCGCTGTACGCGGGTGGGCGGTGGCACCGGGCGCCGCTGCACCGCAGGGAGCGGCTGCGGCCGGGCACCACCGTGTCCGGACCGGCGATCCTCACCGAGGCCAACGCCACCACCGTGGTGGAACCGGGCTGGCGGGCGCGGGCCACCGAGGCGGGGCACCTGCTGGTCGAGCGGGTGCGGGAGCAGGCGGACCCGGTACCGGCGACCACCGCGGCGGATCCGGTGTTGCTGGAGATCTTCAACAACCTGTTCATGTCCATTGCCGAGCAGATGGGCTCCCGGCTGGAGGCCACCGCGCAGTCGGTGAACATCAAGGAACGACTGGACTTCTCCTGCGCGCTGTTCGATCCGGAAGGAAACCTGATCGCCAACGCCCCGCATATGCCGGTGCACCTCGGCTCGATGGGCACCAGCGTGAAGGAGGTGTTGCGCAGGCGTGCGGGCACCATGCGGCGCGGCGAGGTCTACGCCGTGAACGATCCCTACCACGGCGGCACCCACCTTCCGGACATCACCGTGATCACCCCGGTGTTCGACACCGCGGGCGAGTCGATCCTGTTCTACGTAGCCTCCCGCGGGCACCATGCGGATGTCGGCGGGCTCACCCCCGGCTCGATGCCTGCGCACAGCAGGGACCTGCACGAAGAGGGGGTGTTGCTGGACAACTGGCTGCTGGTGTCCGAAGGCGAGCTCCGCGAGGAGGAAACGGTGCGGCTGCTGACCGAAGCGCCCTATCCCTCGCGCAACCCGGACACCAACATCGCCGATATGCGGGCACAGATCGCGGCGAACCAGAAGGGCGTCGACGAGGTGGCGAAGATGATCGACCACTTCGGACTCGACGTGGTGCAGGCCTACATGCGGCACGTGCAGGACAACGCGGCCGAGGCGGTGCGGCGGGTGATCGACACCCTGGAGGACGGCGCGTACCGCTACGAGATGGACTCCGGCGCGGTGATCTCGGTACGGATCGAGGTGGACCGGGAGGGCCGGTCGGCCACCCTGGACTTCACCGGCACCTCCGCGCAGCTGGACACCAACTTCAACGCGCCGTCCTCGGTGGCCACCGCGGCCGTGCTGTACGTGTTCCGCACCCTGGTCGCCGATGACATCCCGCTCAACGACGGCTGCCTGCGGCCGCTGCGGCTGGTCATCCCGGAAGGGTCGATGCTCGCGCCGGGCTACCCCGCCGCGGTGGTCGCCGGGAACGTGGAGACCTCGCAGGCCATCACCGGCGCGCTGTACGCGGCGCTGGGGGCGCAGGCCGAGGGCTCGGGCACGATGAACAACGTCACCTTCGGCAACGACCGGTACCAGTACTACGAGACCATCGGCTCGGGCTCCGGGGCAGGCGATGGGTTCCCCGGCGCCAGCGCGGTGCAGACGCATATGACGAACTCGCGGCTCACCGACCCGGAGGTGCTGGAGTGGCGCTTTCCGGTGCTGCTGGAGGAGTTCGCCATCCGGCGGGGCAGCGGTGGCACCGGGCGCTGGCGCGGCGGTGACGGAGCGGTCCGGCGGTTGCGGTTCACCGAGCCGATGACGGTCTCCACCCTGTCCGGGCACCGGAGGGTGCCGCCATACGGCCTGGCGGGCGGCTCGCCAGGCGCCCTTGGCGTGAACCGGGTCGAACGCGCCGACGGCACCGTCGAACCCCTCTCCGGCTGCGACTCCGTGGACCTGCGACCCGGCGACACCCTGATCATCGAAACCCCCGGCGGCGGCGCCTACGGCCCGCTGCTGTGA
- a CDS encoding sulfite exporter TauE/SafE family protein, giving the protein MPTILLVAGAVVLLGALLQGAVGYGMNLLSAPLLALLDPALVPVPLLLVVTVHSTMAMLREHTDTDWRGVGWAMLGRIPGVGLGVLAVATLPQRLFAAVVGVAVLICLGLSVTAWRPRPAPASLLLAGTASGVMGTAASIGGPPIALLYQHQSGPRIRSTLAACFAIGSVLSAAGLAAGGQIGSRHLLLAAGLVPFLLVGFLLSGPVRGLLDGGRIRTAVLAVAAASAVALIVRSAVAV; this is encoded by the coding sequence ATGCCGACCATACTGCTCGTCGCGGGCGCGGTGGTGCTGCTCGGCGCGCTGCTGCAGGGTGCCGTCGGATACGGGATGAACCTGCTGTCGGCTCCGCTGCTCGCCCTGCTCGATCCGGCGCTGGTCCCGGTGCCGCTGCTGCTGGTCGTCACCGTGCACTCGACCATGGCGATGCTGCGGGAGCACACCGACACCGACTGGCGCGGGGTCGGCTGGGCGATGCTGGGCCGGATCCCCGGCGTGGGGCTGGGTGTGCTCGCGGTGGCCACGTTGCCGCAGCGGCTGTTCGCCGCGGTGGTCGGGGTGGCCGTGCTGATCTGCCTCGGCCTCTCGGTCACCGCCTGGCGGCCGCGGCCCGCGCCAGCCTCGCTGTTGCTTGCCGGAACCGCCAGTGGGGTGATGGGGACCGCCGCTTCCATCGGGGGTCCCCCGATCGCACTGCTCTACCAGCACCAGTCCGGCCCGCGGATCCGGTCCACCCTGGCGGCCTGCTTCGCGATCGGCTCGGTGCTGTCCGCGGCCGGGTTGGCGGCCGGGGGCCAGATCGGGTCCCGGCACCTGCTGCTGGCCGCCGGGCTGGTGCCCTTCCTGCTGGTCGGTTTCCTGCTGTCCGGCCCGGTGCGCGGGCTGCTGGACGGTGGCCGGATCCGTACCGCGGTACTGGCGGTGGCCGCGGCCAGCGCGGTCGCGCTCATCGTGCGCAGCGCCGTGGCCGTGTGA
- a CDS encoding trans-sulfuration enzyme family protein, with product MAVHAGREDLVELGLHAPPLDLSTTYPARDSRAEAAKLTEFAEGGSPAGQPVYARLDNPTVGRFERALAELEGAEQAVAFASGMAALSACLLAIVAAGRPHVVAVRPLYGTSDHLLASGLLGTRVSWASPETLAAQLRPDTGLVLVETPANPTLREHDLRDLATACGEVPLLVDNTFATPVLQRPIECGADLVLHSATKFLGGHGDVLGGIIACREDFARRLRQTRFVTGATLHPLAGYLLLRGLSTLPVRVEAASATAHELATRLAEHPAVRRVHYPGLDPLRPPAQLRGGGPLLAFEVAGDPHAVIGAVRLITPAVSLGSVDSLIQHPASLSHHIVGEQDRNEAGISAGLLRLSVGLEHVEDLWADLAAALETSRKAPAG from the coding sequence ATGGCAGTGCACGCCGGTCGGGAGGACCTGGTCGAGCTGGGGCTGCACGCTCCCCCGCTGGACCTCTCGACCACCTACCCGGCGCGGGACAGCCGTGCCGAGGCCGCAAAGCTGACCGAGTTCGCCGAGGGCGGATCGCCTGCGGGGCAGCCGGTCTACGCCCGTCTGGACAATCCCACCGTCGGCCGCTTCGAGCGGGCGCTGGCCGAGCTGGAGGGCGCAGAGCAGGCGGTGGCCTTCGCCAGCGGGATGGCCGCGTTGTCGGCCTGCCTGCTGGCGATCGTCGCCGCCGGCCGCCCGCATGTGGTGGCCGTCCGCCCGCTGTACGGCACCAGCGATCATCTGCTCGCCTCCGGGCTGCTGGGCACGCGGGTGAGCTGGGCGAGCCCGGAGACCCTCGCCGCGCAGCTGCGCCCGGACACCGGACTGGTGCTGGTGGAGACCCCGGCCAACCCCACGCTGCGCGAGCACGACCTGCGCGACCTGGCCACCGCCTGCGGTGAGGTCCCACTGCTGGTGGACAACACCTTCGCCACCCCGGTGCTGCAACGGCCCATCGAATGCGGGGCGGATCTCGTGCTGCACAGCGCGACCAAGTTTCTCGGCGGGCACGGCGACGTGCTCGGCGGGATCATCGCCTGCCGCGAGGACTTCGCCCGCAGGCTGCGTCAGACCCGCTTCGTCACCGGAGCCACACTGCATCCACTGGCCGGTTACCTGCTGCTGCGCGGCTTGTCCACCCTGCCGGTCCGGGTCGAGGCCGCCTCGGCGACCGCGCACGAACTGGCCACCCGGCTGGCCGAGCATCCCGCCGTGCGGCGGGTGCACTACCCGGGCCTCGACCCGCTGCGTCCACCAGCCCAGCTGCGCGGCGGCGGCCCGCTACTGGCCTTCGAGGTGGCGGGCGATCCGCACGCGGTGATCGGCGCGGTCCGCCTGATCACCCCCGCGGTCAGCCTCGGCAGCGTGGACAGCCTGATCCAGCACCCCGCCTCGCTGAGCCACCACATCGTCGGGGAACAGGACCGGAACGAGGCCGGGATCAGCGCGGGGTTGCTGCGGCTGTCCGTGGGGCTGGAGCACGTCGAGGACCTCTGGGCCGACCTTGCGGCGGCCCTGGAAACGAGCCGGAAGGCGCCCGCGGGATGA
- a CDS encoding Lrp/AsnC family transcriptional regulator, with protein MTETVHMDSTDFVILRELQNDARITNRELAKAAGIAPSTCLERVARLRRAGVILGYTALIDPAAVGRGLEAFLAIRVRPHRRPVVGPFVEHVRAQPETRALYHVAGPDDYLLHIATTGVRDLQRFVLDELTSQDVVAHVETTLIFQQWGGGPVRPAADSGNE; from the coding sequence ATGACTGAAACCGTGCACATGGATTCGACAGACTTCGTGATCCTCCGGGAACTGCAGAACGACGCACGGATCACCAACCGGGAGCTGGCCAAGGCCGCGGGGATCGCGCCATCCACCTGCCTGGAGCGGGTGGCCCGGCTGCGCCGGGCCGGGGTGATCCTCGGTTACACCGCACTGATCGACCCCGCCGCCGTCGGGCGCGGCCTGGAGGCCTTCCTCGCGATCCGGGTGCGCCCGCACCGCAGGCCGGTCGTAGGGCCGTTCGTCGAGCACGTCCGCGCGCAGCCGGAGACCCGCGCGCTGTACCACGTCGCGGGCCCGGACGACTACCTGCTGCATATCGCCACCACCGGGGTGCGGGACCTGCAACGGTTCGTGCTGGACGAGCTGACCTCGCAGGACGTGGTCGCCCATGTGGAGACCACCTTGATCTTCCAGCAATGGGGCGGCGGCCCGGTCCGCCCGGCCGCGGACTCCGGGAATGAGTAG
- a CDS encoding TrkH family potassium uptake protein, whose translation MKTGIKRRAATVRHPARLVVLGFGVAVVAGTVLLSLPVATEGGPPLEVVTALFTATSAVCVTGLVVVDTAGHWSTFGELVVLGLIQVGGLGIMTLASLLGMLVARRLGLRMRLGAQAETKSLRLGDIGRVVVGVLRLSLVFEVLTAAVLSMRFMTGYGRPLGEAIYLGVFHAISAFNNAGFALWPDSLTAYATDAWIVVPVMIALVSGGLGFPVLFELGRRMRHHRRGRAGIRWSLHTKITLLVSAVLLVVGTVAVLAMEWSNPATMGPRGVLDKLLLALFHGATPRTAGFNTLDVGELRPATLLVNDILMFIGGGSAGTAGGIKVTTFALLAFVILAEIRGEPTVHVMGRRLANAVQRQAITVALLGVGAVVAGTAALLLITPFDLDRVLFEVVSAFGTVGLSTGITAELPVAGQLLLVGLMFLGRLGPITLASALALRERGRRYELPEERPIVG comes from the coding sequence GTGAAAACGGGCATCAAGCGGCGGGCTGCCACGGTCCGCCATCCCGCGCGGCTGGTGGTGCTGGGCTTTGGCGTGGCGGTCGTGGCGGGCACCGTGCTGCTGAGCCTGCCGGTGGCCACCGAGGGCGGCCCTCCGCTCGAGGTGGTGACCGCCCTGTTCACCGCGACGTCCGCGGTATGCGTGACCGGCCTGGTGGTGGTGGACACCGCAGGGCACTGGTCGACCTTCGGCGAGCTGGTGGTGCTCGGGCTGATCCAGGTCGGCGGTCTCGGCATCATGACCCTGGCGTCGTTGTTGGGCATGCTGGTGGCCCGCAGGCTGGGCCTGCGGATGCGGCTGGGTGCGCAGGCCGAGACCAAGAGCCTGCGGCTTGGGGACATCGGGCGCGTGGTGGTCGGAGTACTCAGGCTGAGCCTCGTGTTCGAGGTGCTCACCGCCGCCGTGCTGAGCATGCGCTTCATGACCGGTTATGGCCGTCCGCTCGGAGAGGCGATCTACCTGGGTGTGTTCCATGCCATCTCGGCGTTCAACAACGCGGGATTCGCGTTGTGGCCGGACAGCCTCACCGCTTACGCCACCGACGCCTGGATCGTGGTGCCGGTGATGATCGCGCTGGTCTCCGGTGGTCTCGGCTTTCCCGTGCTGTTCGAGCTCGGCCGCCGCATGCGGCACCATCGTCGCGGGCGGGCCGGGATCCGCTGGTCACTGCACACCAAGATCACCCTGCTGGTCTCGGCCGTGCTGCTGGTCGTGGGCACCGTGGCGGTGCTGGCGATGGAATGGTCCAATCCGGCGACGATGGGACCCCGGGGCGTGCTGGACAAGCTGCTGCTCGCCCTCTTCCACGGAGCCACTCCGCGCACCGCCGGGTTCAACACCCTCGACGTCGGCGAGCTGCGCCCGGCCACCTTGCTGGTCAACGACATCCTGATGTTCATCGGTGGTGGTAGCGCAGGCACCGCGGGCGGTATCAAGGTCACCACGTTCGCCCTGCTGGCCTTCGTGATCCTGGCCGAGATCCGCGGCGAGCCCACTGTGCACGTCATGGGCAGGCGCCTCGCGAACGCCGTGCAGCGGCAGGCGATCACCGTGGCGCTGCTCGGTGTCGGTGCGGTCGTGGCGGGTACGGCCGCGTTGCTGTTGATCACTCCGTTCGATCTGGACCGGGTGCTGTTCGAGGTGGTCTCGGCGTTCGGCACGGTGGGCCTCTCCACCGGTATCACCGCCGAGTTGCCGGTGGCTGGCCAGCTGCTGCTGGTCGGGCTGATGTTCCTCGGCAGGCTCGGCCCCATCACCCTGGCCTCCGCGCTGGCCCTGCGGGAACGCGGCCGGCGCTACGAACTACCGGAGGAGCGACCCATCGTTGGCTAG
- a CDS encoding potassium channel family protein, producing MARSDRHRSPRVAVIGLGRFGASLARELVARGSEVLGVDADPRRVQRYADELTHTAAADTTDEEALRQLGVPEYRHAVVAIGSHLESSILTTALLTDFRIPRIWAKATSRQHGEILQRIGAHHVVLPEHEMGERVAHLVTGRMLDFIEFEDDYAIVKTLAPDEAIGRPLAESGLRTKHGVTVVGIKRRGQGFTYATQETVIHRDDILIVAGETRDVEDFADLT from the coding sequence TTGGCTAGGTCAGACCGTCATCGCAGCCCTCGTGTCGCCGTCATCGGCCTGGGCCGGTTCGGCGCCTCGCTCGCACGCGAGCTCGTCGCCCGCGGCTCGGAGGTGCTCGGCGTGGACGCGGACCCGCGCCGGGTGCAGCGCTATGCCGATGAGCTCACGCACACCGCCGCCGCGGACACCACCGACGAGGAGGCCCTTCGCCAGCTCGGGGTGCCGGAGTACCGGCACGCCGTGGTGGCCATCGGCAGCCATCTGGAATCCAGCATCCTCACCACCGCCCTGCTCACCGACTTCCGGATCCCGCGGATCTGGGCCAAGGCAACCAGCCGCCAGCACGGGGAGATCCTGCAGCGCATCGGCGCGCATCACGTGGTGCTACCCGAGCACGAGATGGGCGAGCGGGTGGCGCACCTGGTCACCGGCCGGATGCTCGACTTCATCGAGTTCGAGGACGACTACGCGATCGTGAAGACCCTGGCGCCGGACGAGGCGATCGGCAGGCCGCTGGCGGAGAGCGGACTGCGCACGAAGCACGGCGTCACGGTCGTCGGGATCAAGCGGCGCGGGCAGGGCTTCACCTACGCCACCCAGGAAACCGTCATCCATCGCGACGACATTCTCATCGTCGCGGGCGAGACCAGGGACGTCGAGGATTTCGCCGATCTGACCTGA
- a CDS encoding TetR/AcrR family transcriptional regulator: MTNLVDRPNSGRGARRRDQLVEAGVALLAEEGWPAVTSRGVAERAGANPGLIHYHFGGLPGLHAAIACRAGELVINPVIAELLRAPDGQAALRAVRRMLPATTEDDRVTRLATELIVGARRAPELGEVLSEQLRQARAELAGWLERRHPELPAERRAGAATLLAALLDGLMLHRMLDSALPVADALATLDELIGSARRERN; encoded by the coding sequence ATGACTAACTTGGTCGATCGACCAAATTCGGGCCGGGGTGCCCGGCGGCGGGACCAGTTGGTCGAGGCCGGGGTGGCCCTGCTGGCCGAGGAAGGCTGGCCCGCCGTCACCAGCCGTGGAGTCGCCGAGCGGGCCGGGGCGAACCCCGGGCTGATCCACTACCACTTCGGCGGGCTGCCAGGACTGCATGCCGCGATCGCGTGCCGGGCGGGCGAGCTGGTCATCAACCCGGTGATCGCCGAGCTGCTGCGGGCCCCCGACGGGCAGGCCGCACTGCGGGCGGTACGCCGGATGCTGCCCGCGACCACCGAGGACGACCGGGTCACCCGGCTGGCCACCGAACTGATCGTCGGCGCGCGGCGCGCGCCCGAACTCGGCGAGGTGCTGTCCGAGCAGCTGCGGCAGGCGCGGGCGGAGCTGGCCGGGTGGCTGGAGCGGCGGCATCCGGAGCTGCCAGCCGAACGGCGCGCGGGCGCGGCCACCCTGCTGGCCGCCTTGCTCGATGGGCTGATGCTGCACCGGATGCTCGACTCCGCACTGCCGGTGGCAGACGCGCTGGCCACACTGGACGAACTGATCGGAAGCGCGCGGAGGGAAAGGAACTGA
- a CDS encoding nitroreductase family deazaflavin-dependent oxidoreductase has translation MEIVKRPDPPKGLSRLLYRLPIHLYRAGFGWLLGQRFMMLTHTGRVSGKRRQIVIEVVEHAADGSYLAASGFGTKADWYRNVRKQPNVTIHIGRRSIPVTAEQLSAEDGAALMARYAGRHPRAARKLASLMGFMVDGGAEDYRAVGREIPFLRFVPRT, from the coding sequence ATGGAGATCGTCAAGCGGCCGGATCCGCCGAAGGGCCTCAGCAGGCTGCTGTACCGGCTGCCGATCCACCTCTACCGTGCCGGGTTCGGCTGGTTGCTCGGCCAGCGGTTCATGATGCTCACGCATACCGGCCGGGTGTCCGGCAAGCGGCGGCAGATCGTGATCGAGGTGGTCGAGCACGCGGCCGACGGCAGCTATCTCGCCGCCTCCGGTTTCGGCACCAAGGCGGACTGGTACCGCAACGTGCGCAAGCAACCGAATGTGACCATCCATATCGGACGTCGCTCGATTCCGGTTACCGCGGAGCAGCTGTCCGCCGAGGACGGTGCCGCGCTGATGGCCAGGTACGCCGGCCGCCACCCCAGGGCGGCCCGCAAACTCGCCAGCCTGATGGGCTTCATGGTGGACGGCGGTGCGGAGGACTACCGCGCGGTCGGCAGGGAGATCCCCTTCCTGCGTTTCGTCCCCCGCACCTGA
- a CDS encoding NAD-dependent epimerase/dehydratase family protein, with protein MRVLVLGGAGFIGLHLSRRLLADGHQVTIVDNFSRGKDDPELAALSAPVLHADLTDPAAYRELPAGWDQVYLLAAVVGVRNVERDPARVIRTNTLSLLHLLDWLEPGTRLFFASTSEVYAGGVSAGVVAVPTPETVPLMVRDVTAPRFAYAVSKLCGEAAVVHTARAKGIPYVIGRFHNVYGPRMGADHVIPELSLRAIGGEDPFPVYGSEQMRAFCHVDDAVEAMVRLMGTGAAAGEIVHIGNDTETTIADLAELVLRLAGHRPRLDPLPAPPGSVARRCPDLAKLRALTGYEPKVELAEGVRRTFQWYAEHAERV; from the coding sequence ATGAGGGTGCTGGTACTGGGTGGCGCCGGGTTCATCGGGCTGCACCTGAGCAGGCGGCTGCTGGCCGACGGACACCAGGTGACCATTGTGGACAATTTTTCGCGGGGAAAGGACGATCCGGAGCTGGCCGCGCTGTCCGCACCGGTGCTGCACGCCGATCTCACCGATCCGGCGGCCTACCGGGAGCTCCCGGCAGGCTGGGACCAGGTCTACCTGCTGGCCGCGGTGGTCGGGGTGCGCAATGTCGAGCGGGACCCGGCCAGGGTCATCCGGACCAACACGCTCAGCCTGCTGCACCTGCTGGACTGGCTGGAACCGGGCACCCGGCTGTTCTTCGCCTCCACCAGCGAGGTCTATGCCGGCGGGGTGAGCGCGGGGGTGGTCGCGGTGCCGACGCCGGAGACCGTACCGCTGATGGTGCGGGACGTCACCGCGCCCCGCTTCGCCTACGCGGTGAGCAAGCTGTGCGGCGAGGCCGCGGTGGTGCACACCGCGCGGGCCAAGGGAATCCCTTATGTCATCGGCAGGTTCCACAATGTGTACGGGCCGCGGATGGGTGCGGATCACGTGATCCCTGAGCTGTCCCTGCGCGCGATCGGGGGTGAGGACCCGTTCCCGGTGTACGGCAGCGAGCAGATGCGGGCCTTCTGCCATGTGGACGACGCCGTCGAGGCGATGGTCCGGCTGATGGGCACCGGGGCGGCGGCGGGCGAGATCGTGCACATCGGCAACGACACCGAGACCACGATCGCCGACCTGGCCGAGCTGGTGCTGCGGCTGGCGGGCCACCGGCCGCGGCTGGACCCGCTGCCCGCGCCTCCCGGGTCGGTGGCCCGGCGCTGCCCGGACCTGGCCAAGCTGCGCGCGCTCACCGGGTACGAGCCGAAGGTGGAACTCGCCGAGGGGGTCCGGCGCACCTTTCAGTGGTACGCCGAACACGCCGAACGGGTGTGA